The segment AGACCTTTGCCGAGGCGATCGAGGCGGTAAAGACCGGCGATTGCGACTGCGCCCTGATCCCCGTCGAGAACTCCACGATCGGCCCGGTGGAACCGGCCGCAACCCTGGTGGCATCGGCCGGGCTGAAACAGGTCGCCGACGTCTGGCGGCCGATCCATATCGCCCTGATGGCGCTGGACGGCGTCGAGATCGACCAGATCCGCACGGTCTCCAGCCACCCCATCGCGCTGCGCCAGTGCGCAGGCAACCTGGCCGCGATGGGGCTCGAGACCGTCGAGGCCTTCGACACCGCCGGGGCCGCGCGATCGGTGTCCGAAGGCAATGACCCGACCCGGGCGGCCCTGGCCCCGGTCGCGGCGGCAGAGGTCTATGGCCTGTCGATTCTGCGCAACGATCTTCAGGATTCAGACACGAACAGCACGCGCTTTGTTCTCCTGTGTCGCGAGGCGGGTTGACGGCGCACGATCCTTGCGTGTCTTTAGGGACCACGGATCGCTGACGATCCGGAACACCGGACCGACCCATGTCCTCGCTGCGCGCCTCGACCCAGTCCCTCGTCCTCCGTTCGCGCGCGGCGGATCTCTATTTTGGCTATCGCTTTTACGGCTTTCGATACGCCGGCTGAGGCCTCGAGCGGCACCCGCTCCTGACAGCCTCGCCGGCGACCGCCCTGACCCGGGGCGGCGGCGCACCCACGCACCCCTCATCGAAATGCACACCGTGAAAGCCCTGATCCCATGCCGAAATCCAACCTCAAGACCGTCTGGCCCGACATGAACCCGCAAGACCTGTCTCCCGAGCAGATGGCCCTGGCCGCCCTGCGCGCCGAGATCGACAGCGTCGACGACCAGCTTCTGGCCCTGTTCCAGCGCCGTCTGGACATCGCCGCCAGGGTGGGTCTGGCCAAGGATGCGCCGCACGGCCCCCACACCAAGCTGCGGCCCGACCGCGAACAGACGGTCCTGAGCCGGATGCTGGCAAAGGCCGAGCCCGGCTATGCCGATGCGGTCGAGGGGCTGTGGCGCGAGATCGTCGGCTGGGGCCTGGCGCGCCAGGGCCAGCTGCAGGTCCAGGTCTGGGCCCCGACCGATCCGACGCGGGCCTTCGACGGGGCCCGTCATCGCTTCGGAGCGGCGGCGGCGATCCGCATGGTGCGGGACCCGCAGGCGGCCCTGGCCTTCGCGGCGGAGGGCCGGGGGGTGGCCGTGCTGGCGATCAACACCGACGATCCCTGGTGGCTGGGGCTGCGCCGCGACTGGTCGTCGTTGAGCGTGTTCGACGGGTTCGGCCAGACGGGCGGGCAGCCGACGTCGCTGGCGGTCGGCAAGATTGATCCTGCCGCCCTGCCCCGGGGCCGCAGCGTGATCGTCACGGCGGGAGGCGACGCCGGCGACGGCGGCGGGGCGCGCCGCTGGGGTCTGAACACCCATCACGGCTGGACCCTGGCCCTGACCGACGCCGCCCTGACGCCGGGAGACGCCGAGGGCTGTGTGGGCGCGATCGGCTAGGGCATGATCGTTTGAGGTGGACCCACGTCGTGGGTCCAGCCGAAAGCGTGAATCATGCCCTCGCTCATATCTGGAGCCTGATTCACGGCATCGGCGGAATCGCGAAGCGATTCCACCTCAGCCGATCAGGCTCCGGATCAGACGGCCAGGTTGTCGATCAGGCGGGTCTTGCCGAGCCAGGCGGCGGCGAGGATGCGGGCAGGGGCATCGACGACGCCGTTCGGGAACGGGGCCAGATCGTCGGCGCGGCGCACGGCGACATAGTCGACCCGCTCGAACCCGGCCTTCAGCAGATCGGAATAGGCGTCGCGCTCGACGGCGGCCAGCGGACGCCGGTCGGCGGCCTTGAGCGCGGCTTCGGCCAGGACGCCGTTGAGACGGCGGGCGATGTCGAGTTCGGCCTCCGACAGATAGGCGTTCCGGGATGACAGGGCGAGGCCATGGCTGTCCCGCATCGTCTGCGCGCCGATGATCCGGGTCGGGATGTCGAGGTCCCGGGCCATGCGGCGGACGACCATCAGCTGCTGGTAGTCCTTCTCTCCGAACACGGCGACATCGGCCTGGACCTGGTTCAGCAGCTTGGCGACGACCACGGCCACGCCGCCGAAGAAGTGGGGCCGGAAGTCGGTCTCCAGCCCTTGCGACGGCCCGCCGACGGAGACGGCGGTGACGAAGCCGTCCGGGTACATTTCGGCCACCGTCGGTGCGAACAGCAGGTCGCATCCGACGCCGGCGAGCAGGGCCGCGTCCCCGGCCTCGCGGCGCGGATAGGTGCCCAGGTCCTCGTGCGCGGCGAACTGGGCCGGGTTGACGAAGATGCTGGCGACGACCCTGTCGGCGTGTTGGCCCGCCGCCCGCACCAGGGTCAGGTGGCCCTCGTGCAGGGCCCCCATGGTCGGCACGAAGGCCACGGTGAACCCCTGACGACGCCAGTCGCGGACCACGGCGCGCAACGCTTCGACCGTTCGCGCGATCGGCAGGGGAGTAGGGTTGTCGCTCATGCTTACCAGATTAACCCCTTGACTTAAGCGTGATCGTGCACCGGACGGCAAAAGGTGCCGGGCTAGGGTCGGCTTATGACGCCCGGCAGAATGCTTCGTCCAGTGCTCCTCGGTCTCGCAAGCCTCTCGACCACGTCGTGCGGCATGGTCGAGAGTGACCCGCACCGTTTCGAGTCCATGGCCCAGGCCGTGGCCAGCGTGCCCCTCGACGGGTCGGACCAACCCTTGCGGACAGCGTCGGAGCTGGGGCTTCGTCCCGCCAGGGTCGACGCTGCCGCCGTCGCGAACCCCGGCGCGCTGAGGGTCGAGGTCATGGACCCCTATGCCCTGTGGGATGCGCGCGATGCCGGTCTTCGGGGCGCTGTCGAACAGGCGGCTCCGGCGATGATCGAGGCGGCCGCGCCGGTCGTGACCCGGGCGGTCCGGCAGCAGGTCTCCGATCCCGCGCCGACGATCCGACCGACTCGGGCCGTCGTCGTCGAGCCCGTTCGCGCGGCCGGTGCGACCGGTCCGCGCGAGACCTTGCAGCTCGGGGCCTTCTCCAGCCCCGCGGCAGCGCGGGCGGCCTGGTCGCGCATTCGTGCGGCGGGCCATGGCCTGGCGGACCTGACGCCCGCGTTCGAGGCTGTCGAGGTCGATGGACGCACCCTGACGCGGCTGAAGGTGACGGCTGCGGGCAACACGGTTCGCGCCGTCTGTCGCGCTGCGGATGCTGCCGATCTGGGGTGCCTGCGCCGGGGCTGAGCCACCGCCCGCGCGATCTTCCCACAGCTGTCGGCCAACCTTTCGTTGACGGATGCGGCCGCGCACCCGACTCTGGCGCGCCATGACGACCGGCTCTGTGAGTCGGTGGTCGCCAGTATCCGGATCATCAGGTCATGACGCAGACAGCTCGGGCTCAGGTCATCGTGGTCGGCAATGAAAAGGGCGGGGCGGGCAAGTCCACCCTGGCCATCCACATCGTCTGCGGCCTGATGCACGCGGGTCGCAAGGTGGCGATCCTGGACCTGGATCTGCGCCAGCGGTCGATGTCCCATTTCTTTTCTCACCGCACGGCCTGGACGGCCGCCAACGGCGTCACCCTGCCCATGCCGGTCGAGCCGGATCTGGGCGACGGCAAGGCCCTGGCCAGGGCGGATGAGGCGGAGCAGATGGCCCGATTCGAGACCGTGTTCGACGAGGCGGTGGCCTCGGGGGCCGAGGTCATCCTGATCGACACGCCGGGGGGCGATACCGTCCTGTCGCGCGCGGCCCATGCCCGGGCCGACCAGATCGTGACGCCGATGAACGACAGCTTCGTCGACTTCGACATGCTGGGCACGGTCGATCCGGTGACGCTGGAGCTGCTGAAGCCCTCGACCTATTCCGAAAGCGTGTGGGAGGCCCGGAAGTATCGCGCGATCCAGGAAGGCCGCCACGTCGCCATCGACTGGATCGTGGTCGTCAACCGCATGGCCGTGGCCGAGGCGCGCAATCGCCGCCGTCTGGAAGAGCGGATGCTGAAACTGTCCAAGCGCGTGGGTTTCCGGGTCGGGCCGGGGCTGCGCGACCGGGTCATCTATCGCGAACTGTTCCCCTTCGGCCTGACGGTGGCCGACCTGTCCAATTCCGTGCGGCCGGTGGCGGTGTCGCTGGCCCATGTCGCGGCAAGGCAGGAGATGCGCAACCTGATGCAGGCCCTGGGTCTGGACGACGTCCGACTGCCGGCGCTCGTGGCCGCTTGATCACCGGATCGTTCGCATGGGCCTGATCTGGCTCGTGCTGGCGGGCATCGTGGTGTGGGCGCTGGTGCGACTGGGTCGCCAGACCGAGGGCCCGCGGCGAGGGCACTGGCGGGTGGCGGCGACCCTGGTCTCGGCCGCCCTGCTGCTCGGCGGGGCTCTGGCGCTGTCCAGGGGGGCGTGGGTCAGCGGCGCAGGGCTGGTCGGAGCGGCGCTGTGGCTGGTGGTCGCCTCCCGGATGCGGACGGTGGCGGCGAGGCCCGAGGCGATCGGCGATGCCGAGGCCCGGGCGATCCTCGGCGTACCCATCGGCGCCGAGCCCGAGGTCATCCATGCCGCCTGGCGTCGCCTGATGGGGCGGGCGCATCCCGATCAGGGCGGGACGGAAGGGCTGGCGGCGAAGCTGAACGCCGCGCGGGATCGGCTGTTGCGGAAATAGCCCTCTCCCTCCCCCTCGGGGGAGGGGGGCCGCGAAGCGGCCGGGTGGGAGCGGCAGGCGAGCCAGAATCCGATTTGCCTTGTATTGCCTTGCCGTCCCCACCCGGTCTCCGCTCCGCTCCGACCACCCTCCCCCGAGGGGGAGGGAGAGGGTTCACGCCTGCGCCTTTCCCCCCTAAACCACCTCCATGCCGAAGCTGACCTCCGCCATCGATCCGAACAGCGCGTCGTTCAAGGCGCTGCACGCCCATAACACGGCCCTGAACGCCGAGCTGCGCGAGCGGGTGGCGCTCGCGGCGCGGGGCGGGTCGGAGGCCAGTCGCGAGCGGCATGTGGCGCGGGGCAAGCTGTTGCCGCGGGACCGGGTCGAGCGGCTGCTGGACCCCGG is part of the Brevundimonas sp. AJA228-03 genome and harbors:
- a CDS encoding prephenate dehydratase domain-containing protein, whose product is MTGSGIGRPAGDDRGGRTAFQGAPGAFSHEACVELRPWDVHVPFETFAEAIEAVKTGDCDCALIPVENSTIGPVEPAATLVASAGLKQVADVWRPIHIALMALDGVEIDQIRTVSSHPIALRQCAGNLAAMGLETVEAFDTAGAARSVSEGNDPTRAALAPVAAAEVYGLSILRNDLQDSDTNSTRFVLLCREAG
- a CDS encoding chorismate mutase, with translation MPKSNLKTVWPDMNPQDLSPEQMALAALRAEIDSVDDQLLALFQRRLDIAARVGLAKDAPHGPHTKLRPDREQTVLSRMLAKAEPGYADAVEGLWREIVGWGLARQGQLQVQVWAPTDPTRAFDGARHRFGAAAAIRMVRDPQAALAFAAEGRGVAVLAINTDDPWWLGLRRDWSSLSVFDGFGQTGGQPTSLAVGKIDPAALPRGRSVIVTAGGDAGDGGGARRWGLNTHHGWTLALTDAALTPGDAEGCVGAIG
- the panC gene encoding pantoate--beta-alanine ligase; this encodes MSDNPTPLPIARTVEALRAVVRDWRRQGFTVAFVPTMGALHEGHLTLVRAAGQHADRVVASIFVNPAQFAAHEDLGTYPRREAGDAALLAGVGCDLLFAPTVAEMYPDGFVTAVSVGGPSQGLETDFRPHFFGGVAVVVAKLLNQVQADVAVFGEKDYQQLMVVRRMARDLDIPTRIIGAQTMRDSHGLALSSRNAYLSEAELDIARRLNGVLAEAALKAADRRPLAAVERDAYSDLLKAGFERVDYVAVRRADDLAPFPNGVVDAPARILAAAWLGKTRLIDNLAV
- a CDS encoding SPOR domain-containing protein; translation: MLLGLASLSTTSCGMVESDPHRFESMAQAVASVPLDGSDQPLRTASELGLRPARVDAAAVANPGALRVEVMDPYALWDARDAGLRGAVEQAAPAMIEAAAPVVTRAVRQQVSDPAPTIRPTRAVVVEPVRAAGATGPRETLQLGAFSSPAAARAAWSRIRAAGHGLADLTPAFEAVEVDGRTLTRLKVTAAGNTVRAVCRAADAADLGCLRRG
- a CDS encoding division plane positioning ATPase MipZ, with product MTQTARAQVIVVGNEKGGAGKSTLAIHIVCGLMHAGRKVAILDLDLRQRSMSHFFSHRTAWTAANGVTLPMPVEPDLGDGKALARADEAEQMARFETVFDEAVASGAEVILIDTPGGDTVLSRAAHARADQIVTPMNDSFVDFDMLGTVDPVTLELLKPSTYSESVWEARKYRAIQEGRHVAIDWIVVVNRMAVAEARNRRRLEERMLKLSKRVGFRVGPGLRDRVIYRELFPFGLTVADLSNSVRPVAVSLAHVAARQEMRNLMQALGLDDVRLPALVAA
- a CDS encoding molecular chaperone DnaJ codes for the protein MGLIWLVLAGIVVWALVRLGRQTEGPRRGHWRVAATLVSAALLLGGALALSRGAWVSGAGLVGAALWLVVASRMRTVAARPEAIGDAEARAILGVPIGAEPEVIHAAWRRLMGRAHPDQGGTEGLAAKLNAARDRLLRK